Proteins from one Ipomoea triloba cultivar NCNSP0323 chromosome 1, ASM357664v1 genomic window:
- the LOC116002361 gene encoding U5 small nuclear ribonucleoprotein 40 kDa protein — translation MQTESALSVIGPRPMELSVPFSGPQAPGPNGKQRTSGLESPIMLLTGHQSAIYTMKFNAAGTVIASGSHDKEIFLWNVYGECKNFMVLKGHKNAVLDVQWMTDGSAIISASPDKTLRAWDVETGKQIKKMVEHSSFVNSCCPARRGPPLIVSGSDDGSSKLWDMRQRGAVQTFPDKYQITAVSFSDASDKIYTGGIDNDVKVWDLRRSEVTMTLQGHQDTITGMSLSPDGSYLLTNSMDCSLRIWDMRPYAPQNRCVKILEGHQHNFEKNLLKCSWSPDGSKVTAGSSDRMVYIWDTTSRRILYKLPGHTGSVNECVFHPTEPIIGSCSSDKQIYLGEI, via the coding sequence atgcAAACTGAAAGTGCTTTGTCTGTCATTGGTCCAAGACCAATGGAACTGTCTGTTCCTTTCAGTGGTCCTCAAGCACCTGGACCAAATGGGAAACAGCGAACATCTGGCTTGGAATCTCCAATCATGTTACTAACAGGACATCAAAGTGCCATATACACAATGAAGTTCAATGCTGCAGGAACTGTAATTGCATCTGGTTCACATGATAAAGAAATTTTTCTTTGGAATGTATACGGTGAATGCAAAAACTTTATGGTGTTAAAAGGGCACAAGAATGCTGTTCTGGATGTTCAGTGGATGACTGATGGGTCAGCCATAATATCGGCAAGCCCTGACAAGACTCTGAGAGCTTGGGATGTTGAAACTGGAAAACAGATAAAGAAGATGGTTGAACATTCCTCTTTTGTTAATTCATGTTGTCCTGCTCGAAGAGGCCCTCCTCTTATTGTTAGTGGCTCCGATGATGGCAGTTCTAAACTTTGGGATATGCGTCAAAGAGGAGCAGTACAGACATTTCCTGACAAATATCAAATAACTGCAGTCAGTTTCTCTGATGCATCTGATAAGATATATACTGGTGGCATCGACAATGATGTGAAGGTGTGGGATCTTCGTAGGAGTGAGGTTACGATGACACTTCAAGGTCATCAAGACACGATAACGGGTATGTCATTGAGTCCAGATGGCTCTTATCTTCTAACCAACTCCATGGACTGCAGTCTTCGCATATGGGACATGCGCCCATATGCTCCACAAAATCGCTGTGTCAAGATTTTGGAAGGGCACCAGCACAATTTTGAAAAGAACTTACTTAAATGTAGTTGGTCACCAGATGGAAGCAAAGTAACTGCTGGCAGCTCTGACCGTATGGTTTACATTTGGGACACAACTTCCAGGCGCATTTTGTATAAACTTCCTGGCCACACTGGATCTGTGAATGAGTGTGTCTTTCATCCCACCGAACCTATCATTGGTTCATGTAGTAGTGATAAACAGATCTATCTTGGTGAAATTTGA